Proteins co-encoded in one Cytophaga hutchinsonii ATCC 33406 genomic window:
- a CDS encoding efflux RND transporter periplasmic adaptor subunit, producing MNNKIQSGIYTLIILLVLTACGGGPQNAMPPAATVKTDTVELKDPIYYDIYPGNVVALNTVVLNSEVSGFITGIYFQEGQQVRKGQKLYEIEQSKYQAAYSSADASLKIAQANFEKTRKDAERYKQLGEKGMTTQQRLEYSEADLQTAESQVTAAKANLQRAQIDLQHSIIIAPFDGTIGISLVKMGAFVTAGQTKLNTVSSNDPISIDFVVNEKEISHFVTLEQRKLTKYDSLFTLALPDNSIYPYPGKILFLDRAVDMQTGTLKIRLEFPNPKKALKDGMSCNVRVENKHADKVVVIPNKAVTEQMGEYFVYVVEQDTARQHKVKIGKVVGKNIVIQEGLKPGEQIIVEGIQKLRDGVAVQTGDPQAQAPKK from the coding sequence ATGAACAATAAAATACAATCCGGGATTTATACATTGATAATCCTATTGGTACTAACAGCATGCGGCGGCGGGCCGCAAAACGCTATGCCGCCGGCAGCAACTGTAAAAACAGACACAGTAGAGCTTAAAGATCCTATCTACTATGATATCTATCCGGGAAATGTGGTAGCATTAAATACCGTTGTTTTAAACAGCGAAGTAAGCGGTTTCATTACAGGTATTTATTTCCAGGAAGGCCAACAGGTTCGTAAAGGACAGAAGCTTTATGAAATTGAGCAAAGTAAATACCAGGCGGCTTATTCAAGTGCGGATGCTTCTTTAAAAATCGCGCAGGCAAATTTTGAAAAGACACGCAAAGATGCTGAACGTTACAAACAGCTGGGCGAAAAAGGAATGACAACACAACAACGCCTGGAATATTCTGAAGCTGATCTGCAAACAGCCGAAAGCCAGGTAACCGCCGCTAAAGCCAATTTACAACGCGCGCAAATTGATTTGCAACATTCAATCATCATTGCACCATTCGACGGTACAATAGGTATTTCATTGGTTAAGATGGGTGCATTTGTTACAGCGGGCCAAACGAAATTGAATACCGTATCTTCTAACGACCCGATCTCAATCGACTTTGTTGTTAATGAAAAAGAAATCTCACATTTTGTAACGTTAGAGCAACGGAAATTAACGAAATACGATTCGTTGTTTACACTTGCTCTTCCGGATAACAGCATCTATCCATACCCGGGTAAAATTTTGTTTCTGGACAGGGCTGTTGATATGCAGACAGGCACATTGAAAATCCGTCTTGAGTTTCCTAACCCTAAAAAAGCGCTTAAGGATGGCATGAGCTGTAATGTACGTGTAGAAAATAAACATGCTGACAAAGTAGTTGTAATACCAAACAAAGCTGTTACTGAACAAATGGGTGAATACTTTGTGTATGTGGTTGAACAGGATACGGCAAGACAACATAAAGTAAAAATTGGTAAAGTAGTTGGCAAAAACATTGTCATTCAGGAAGGCTTAAAACCTGGCGAACAGATTATTGTTGAAGGCATTCAGAAATTACGCGATGGTGTAGCGGTACAAACCGGAGACCCACAAGCTCAAGCACCTAAAAAATAA
- a CDS encoding efflux RND transporter permease subunit translates to MIADVFIKRPVTAIVVSVVITLVGTLTLMNLPISQYPDITPPIVQVTGNFAGADAQTVERTIATPIEAQVNGSPGMSFLQTNSTSDGTMTMNVTFDVGTNIDIATLDVQNRVSVATPQLPDDVKKTGLTVRKRNPTILMLVAMYSPNGTHDVKFMDNYTNIYIKDALLRVKGVGDIFTRADNFSMRIWMNPDKLAQYGMTANEVVAKLQQQNVQVAAGSIGSSPQTPDQAFEYSIQVNGMLEKATDFENIVVRTKPDEGSIVYLKDVARVELGKFNYSSNNFVDGKRSSYLLVYQSPGSNALETAEGVYKAMEELKKSFPNDVEYVVPFESVSVVDVSIDEVVHTLVEALLLVIVVVFLFLQSWRATLIPILAIPVSIIGTFIFFIPLGFTVNTLTLFGFVLAIGIVVDDAIVVVEATQHYIDHEKLSPKEATIKAMKDISGPVIAIALILAAVFVPVGFIPGIVGRLYQQFAITIAVSVLLSAFVALSLTPALCAMLLRPMHLDENSRGLNKFFFKFNNWFARVTASYSNGVKYCIRKAPIAIILLICIFVATFGLFKAKPTGFIPTEDEGRLIITFELPDGASTTRTLEVMKKIMAVVKENPSVNHFAALGGLNAITFSSKSNSGTLFCQLKPWAQRKDASMQVEAIIGQFQKEFAAIKEANIIVIPPPPIPGMGTASGFSFMIEQKQSNDDIKGFERVVKQFMMEANKRPEIARAFTFFTARAPGYKINVDRVKCERMGVSTGDVFSTIQTLMGSRYINDFSIYGRNFRVVTQADTTFRKDITNLDKYYVRNVSGSMIPLSSLATYEAVENAPLISHYNLFRSAEFNGTPKPGYSSGDAIKALEEVAAQVLPAGYGYEFSGLSREEIKSGSSAVYIFALSIVFVFLFLAALYESWSVPFSVMLAVPLGAFGAILTLYFLPKLSNNVYAQIGLITLIGLAAKNAILIVEFAKERVDKGMEIVAATIEAVQLRLRPILMTSLAFILGVLPLVVASGAGAVSRQTIGWTVFGGMLAATGLAIFIVPVLYVLIAKVAYRNHKPENNTTESDKPASIH, encoded by the coding sequence ATGATTGCAGATGTATTTATAAAACGACCTGTAACTGCTATTGTAGTATCGGTTGTAATAACATTGGTAGGAACATTAACCTTAATGAACCTTCCGATCAGTCAATACCCGGATATCACCCCACCTATTGTGCAGGTAACAGGTAACTTTGCCGGTGCGGATGCACAAACCGTTGAACGTACCATTGCTACTCCTATTGAAGCGCAGGTAAATGGCAGCCCGGGCATGTCCTTCCTACAAACAAATAGTACAAGTGATGGTACTATGACAATGAATGTAACATTTGATGTAGGAACAAATATTGATATTGCGACACTTGATGTACAGAACAGAGTTAGTGTGGCAACACCTCAACTTCCGGATGATGTAAAAAAAACCGGCTTAACTGTACGTAAACGAAATCCTACGATCTTAATGCTCGTAGCCATGTATTCACCGAATGGCACACACGATGTTAAGTTTATGGATAACTACACGAACATCTACATTAAAGATGCCTTGCTGCGTGTTAAAGGTGTAGGTGATATCTTCACCCGTGCAGATAACTTCAGTATGCGTATCTGGATGAACCCGGATAAACTGGCACAATATGGTATGACAGCAAACGAAGTTGTTGCAAAACTTCAACAGCAAAACGTTCAGGTTGCAGCAGGTTCAATCGGTTCCTCTCCTCAGACGCCCGATCAGGCATTTGAATATTCCATTCAGGTAAACGGTATGCTTGAAAAAGCTACAGACTTTGAAAACATTGTTGTACGTACAAAACCCGATGAAGGCTCAATCGTTTATTTAAAAGATGTTGCCCGCGTTGAGTTAGGAAAATTCAATTACTCCAGTAATAACTTTGTTGACGGAAAAAGATCTTCGTATTTATTGGTATATCAATCTCCGGGAAGCAATGCACTTGAAACGGCAGAAGGTGTATACAAAGCAATGGAAGAATTGAAAAAATCTTTCCCGAATGATGTTGAATATGTAGTACCGTTTGAATCTGTTTCTGTAGTTGATGTATCCATTGATGAAGTTGTACATACACTTGTGGAAGCATTATTACTTGTAATTGTTGTGGTGTTCTTATTCCTGCAAAGCTGGAGGGCAACATTGATCCCGATCCTTGCAATCCCGGTTTCAATTATCGGTACATTCATCTTCTTCATTCCGCTTGGTTTCACGGTAAATACATTAACACTGTTCGGATTTGTATTAGCAATCGGTATTGTTGTGGATGATGCAATTGTTGTGGTAGAAGCCACACAACATTACATTGACCATGAAAAACTTTCTCCGAAAGAAGCGACAATTAAAGCCATGAAGGATATTTCGGGACCGGTTATCGCGATCGCATTGATCCTTGCTGCTGTATTCGTTCCCGTTGGATTTATTCCTGGTATTGTAGGCCGCTTGTATCAGCAATTTGCAATCACCATTGCGGTATCTGTATTATTATCTGCATTTGTTGCCTTGTCGTTAACACCGGCACTTTGTGCGATGTTATTGAGACCTATGCACCTGGATGAAAATTCACGTGGCTTAAATAAATTCTTCTTTAAATTTAACAATTGGTTTGCACGCGTTACTGCCTCCTATTCAAATGGCGTAAAATACTGTATCCGCAAAGCTCCTATCGCAATCATATTATTGATCTGTATTTTCGTTGCTACCTTTGGTTTATTCAAAGCAAAACCCACCGGATTTATTCCTACAGAAGATGAAGGTCGTTTGATTATTACCTTTGAACTTCCGGATGGAGCTTCTACAACACGTACGCTTGAAGTAATGAAAAAAATCATGGCGGTTGTAAAAGAAAACCCTTCTGTAAATCACTTTGCTGCCTTAGGTGGTTTGAATGCGATTACCTTTTCTTCAAAATCAAATAGCGGAACCTTATTCTGCCAGCTAAAACCATGGGCACAACGCAAAGATGCTTCCATGCAGGTAGAAGCAATCATCGGACAATTCCAGAAAGAATTTGCCGCCATTAAAGAAGCTAATATCATTGTTATTCCCCCACCTCCTATTCCGGGTATGGGTACAGCTTCCGGTTTCAGTTTTATGATTGAACAGAAACAAAGCAACGATGACATCAAAGGATTTGAACGTGTGGTAAAACAATTTATGATGGAAGCAAACAAGCGTCCTGAAATTGCCCGTGCCTTTACATTCTTTACAGCACGTGCTCCGGGTTATAAAATCAATGTTGACAGGGTGAAGTGTGAACGTATGGGTGTATCAACAGGCGATGTGTTCTCCACTATTCAGACATTAATGGGTAGCCGCTACATCAATGATTTCTCTATCTATGGAAGAAACTTCCGTGTTGTTACACAAGCGGATACTACATTCCGTAAAGACATTACCAATCTTGATAAATATTATGTTCGTAATGTAAGCGGCAGCATGATTCCGTTAAGCTCACTGGCAACGTACGAAGCAGTTGAAAACGCTCCGTTGATATCACATTATAACCTTTTCCGTTCTGCTGAATTCAATGGTACACCTAAACCGGGTTACAGCAGCGGTGATGCTATTAAAGCACTGGAAGAAGTTGCAGCGCAGGTATTGCCGGCAGGTTATGGATATGAGTTCTCGGGTTTAAGCAGAGAGGAAATCAAATCCGGATCAAGTGCCGTTTATATCTTTGCACTCTCTATTGTGTTTGTATTCTTATTCCTTGCAGCCTTGTATGAAAGCTGGTCTGTACCGTTCTCTGTTATGCTTGCGGTACCATTGGGTGCATTTGGTGCAATCCTTACACTTTATTTCTTACCTAAGTTAAGCAATAACGTATATGCCCAGATTGGCTTAATTACGTTGATTGGTCTGGCTGCAAAAAATGCAATTCTTATTGTTGAATTCGCAAAAGAACGTGTGGACAAAGGAATGGAAATTGTTGCAGCAACCATCGAAGCGGTGCAATTACGTTTACGACCTATTCTTATGACATCGCTTGCCTTTATTCTTGGTGTATTACCTTTAGTTGTTGCATCCGGAGCAGGAGCTGTTTCCAGACAAACGATCGGCTGGACGGTATTTGGCGGTATGCTTGCAGCAACAGGTCTGGCAATATTTATTGTTCCTGTATTATATGTATTGATCGCAAAGGTCGCCTATCGCAATCATAAGCCTGAAAACAATACAACTGAATCAGACAAACCTGCTTCTATCCATTAA
- a CDS encoding TetR/AcrR family transcriptional regulator, translating to MTDNKIKNEDGKLELIINAAQKRFAHYGLCKTTMNEIASDVGMGKASLYYYFPDKETLFEAVIKKEQNVFFDEMDKILNSGIDATALLKKYVKLRSLHFRHLLNLSKLRSDFFHNTKPVFAKAFESFKQKEVEIVAGIIQYGITTKEFKRGNKHENAEFLVHLLLGVRMVKLKYKEINDFDESDYEDLDKNMCKVAGMFLKEIQTEVASR from the coding sequence ATGACTGACAATAAAATAAAAAACGAAGACGGCAAGCTCGAACTTATTATTAATGCGGCTCAAAAACGCTTTGCTCATTATGGTTTATGCAAAACAACCATGAATGAAATTGCGTCTGATGTTGGCATGGGTAAAGCCTCTTTATATTATTATTTCCCTGATAAAGAAACGTTATTCGAAGCTGTCATTAAGAAGGAACAGAATGTTTTTTTTGATGAAATGGATAAAATTCTTAATTCAGGGATCGATGCAACTGCATTATTAAAAAAGTATGTTAAACTACGAAGTTTACACTTCCGTCATTTATTAAACTTATCAAAATTGCGATCTGACTTTTTTCACAATACCAAGCCGGTTTTCGCCAAAGCTTTTGAAAGCTTTAAGCAAAAAGAAGTGGAGATCGTTGCAGGCATCATACAATATGGTATTACTACAAAAGAATTTAAACGTGGGAATAAACATGAAAATGCAGAGTTCCTTGTACACCTGTTATTAGGTGTCAGAATGGTTAAATTGAAGTATAAAGAAATCAATGATTTTGACGAATCCGATTACGAAGACCTTGACAAAAATATGTGTAAAGTAGCCGGTATGTTTTTAAAAGAAATACAAACAGAAGTAGCATCCAGATAA
- a CDS encoding TolC family protein translates to MSAGKKATYSNRIEYSIIESQQKYNHYLVKYAQAGHYPRLLAIGSFGYNPGATHFSDLTQSSRWYDYSTIGLRLQVPIFSGFATNYKVQQSKIQQRITDNNKRSLEKEINLEVEQALINLYNSVQSFNIQKQNLKLAQDNLAVLRAEYDAGIALNVEVTTAESDLIEAQTNYYRAVYTALISKADYDRAVGNIVR, encoded by the coding sequence ATTAGCGCAGGAAAAAAAGCTACGTATTCAAACCGCATTGAATATTCTATCATTGAGAGCCAACAGAAATATAATCACTACTTAGTTAAATATGCGCAGGCAGGCCACTATCCCAGACTTCTGGCAATCGGGTCTTTTGGTTATAACCCGGGTGCTACGCACTTCTCTGACTTAACACAATCTTCCCGCTGGTATGATTATTCAACGATCGGTCTTCGCTTGCAGGTACCTATATTCTCTGGTTTTGCAACAAACTACAAAGTACAGCAAAGTAAAATTCAACAGCGTATTACCGACAACAACAAACGTTCGCTTGAAAAAGAAATTAATCTGGAAGTTGAACAGGCATTGATCAATTTATACAACAGTGTTCAGTCCTTTAATATTCAAAAACAAAATTTAAAACTGGCACAGGATAACTTAGCTGTACTTAGAGCTGAATACGATGCAGGGATTGCTTTAAATGTAGAAGTAACAACAGCTGAATCCGATTTGATTGAGGCGCAAACAAATTACTACAGAGCTGTATACACAGCCTTAATTTCAAAAGCAGACTACGACAGAGCCGTAGGCAACATTGTTAGATAA